One genomic window of Garra rufa chromosome 24, GarRuf1.0, whole genome shotgun sequence includes the following:
- the cops9 gene encoding COP9 signalosome complex subunit 9, whose protein sequence is MKPAVDEMFPEGAGPYVDLDEAGGSTGLLMDLAANEKAVHSDFFNDFEDLFDDDDIQ, encoded by the exons ATGAAGCCAGCAGTTGATGAAATGTTTCCTGAAGGAGCTGGTCCGTATGTGGACCTGGATGAG GCAGGAGGCAGCACTGGACTGCTGATGGATCTGGCCGCCAATGAGAAGGCTGTACATTCAGACTTTTTCAATG ATTTTGAGGATCTATTTGATGACGATGATATTCAGTGA
- the otos gene encoding otospiralin — protein MMKWSIVLAVFLLCFLANNLSGARFIPEGVPYEQPPAVPYWSYSTSDFWNYVEYFRNIGAYDRINEMARTFFAHQHLGDTLGYEVADQHEH, from the exons ATGATGAAGTGGAGTATTGTTTTGGCAGTTTTCTTGCTATGCTTTCTTGCTAATAATCTCAGCG GTGCCAGATTCATTCCTGAAGGGG TGCCCTATGAACAGCCCCCGGCTGTGCCCTACTGGTCTTATTCCACCTCAGATTTCTGGAACTACGTGGAATACTTCCGCAACATTGGGGCCTACGACCGGATCAATGAAATGGCCAGAACATTCTTCGCCCATCAGCATCTGGGAGACACACTGGGTTATGAAGTGGCAGATCAACATGAACACTGA
- the apodb gene encoding apolipoprotein Db, whose amino-acid sequence MKAVIVLVVPLLLPLVSAQTFRWGPCPTPMVQPNFELDKYLGKWYEIEKLPASFEKGKCIEANYALRPDKTVRVLNVQTYKGKIRTAEGTAIIQDPKEPAKLGVSFSYFTPYAPYWVLSTDYNSIALVYSCTDVLRLFHVDYAWILSRSRILPAEAIYHAKEIFSRDNIDVSKMFPTDQQGCDGTL is encoded by the exons ATGAAGGCCGTGATTGTGTTGGTCGTACCTCTCCTGCTTCCCTTGGTCTCTGCTCAGACATTTCGTTGGGGCCCCTGCCCAACACCAATGGTCCAACCAAACTTTGAATTAGACAAG TATCTTGGAAAGTGGTATGAGATCGAAAAGCTCCCAGCGTCCTTTGAGAAAGGCAAGTGCATTGAGGCAAACTACGCACTAAGACCTGACAAAACCGTCCGAGTTCTCAATGTTCAGACATA CAAAGGAAAAATTAGAACAGCAGAGGGCACAGCAATCATTCAGGACCCAAAGGAGCCAgcaaagcttggagtcagtttctCATACT TCACTCCCTATGCTCCATACTGGGTCCTGTCTACTGACTACAACAGCATTGCGCTTGTTTACTCGTGCACTGATGTTCTTCGGCTCTTCCATGTGGACTATGCCTGGATCCTGTCACGCTCACGCATTCTGCCCGCAGAAGCCATCTACCATGCCAAGGAGATCTTCTCACGAGACAACATCGATGTGAGCAAAATGTTTCCCACTGATCAGCAAGGATGCGATGGTACTTTGTAA